The genomic region CGGCAAAAAGGCATCGAGCACGGCGGCGGGCGCTTCCTCCATCACGAAATGGCCGCTGTCGCAGGGGCTGTCGGTCACCTGCTCGGCCCAGGCGCTCCAGGCTGCGCGGGGGGTGCCGGCGCGGGCCGGAAAGCCCCCGCGCGCCCACAGGACATGCAGGGGCGCCGACAGGCGGCGGCCAGCCGCGCGGTCGGCTTCGTCATGGTCGCGGTCGGTGGAGGCGCCGGCGCGGTAATCGGCGCACATGGCCGCCAGATGCGCGGGATCGGCGGCCTGGGCACGGTAGCTGTCCAGCGCCTGCGGATCGAAGCCGGCCAGCGATTTCGCGCGCGTCCACGAGGTCATCAGCGTCTCGATGAACCAGCCGGGGCGGGCGCCGATCAGCGTTTCGGGCAGCGGCGCAGGCTGGGCCAGGAAGGGCCAGTGCCAGATCGCCATGGCAAGACCCGCATCCATCGCCCGCCAGTAATCGGCGGTGGGCAGGATTTCGATCACCCCCAACCGATCCACGCGGCCCGGGTGGTCCAGCGCCAGGCGATAGGCCACCCGCGCGCCCCGATCGTGGCCGAGGACATGGGCCTTTTCCAACCCGTGGTGGTCCATCAAGGCCACGATGTCGCGCGCCATGCGGCGTTTGGAATAGACCGTATGCCCGGCGTCGTCAGCCGGCGCGTCCGAGGCGCCATAGCCGCGCAGATCCGGCACGATCACGTCGAAATGCCGCGCGAACCCCTGCGCGACCGGCCCCCAGGCGCGATGGTTTTGCGGAAAGCCGTGCAACAGGATCAGCGGCACGCCCCGCCCGCCCCGGCGGACGTGTAGCGAGACCTCGTCCAGATCGACCCGCGCGCTGGAAAACCCCTGGAACATCAATGCGCCTGCGCCCAGTTCTGGCCGACGCCCGCGTCCACGATCAGCGGCACGGCGATGTCCACGGCCGGGGCGGCGGCGCCTTCCATGATCGCCTTGACGCGGGCGATGGTCTCGTCCACGGCGGCGTCCTCGACCTCGAACACCAGTTCGTCGTGGACTTGCAGCAGCATCTTGGCCGGCAGATCGCGAATCGCCTGGGGGATGCGGATCATCGCGCGGCGGATGATGTCGGCGGCCGTGCCCTGGATCGGCGCGTTGATGGCCCCGCGCCGGGCAAAACCGGCGGCCGGGCCCTTGGCGTTGATCTCGGGCGTGTGGATGCGCCGGCCGAACAGGGTTTCCACGTAGAGATGCTCGCGCGCGAAGGCGATGGTGGCGTCCATATAGTCCCGGATGCCCGGGAAACGCTGGAAATACGTGTCGATGAAGTCCTGCGCCTCGGCCCGGGGGATGCGCAGGTTGCGCGCCAGGCCAAAGCCCGAGATGCCGTAGATCACGCCGAAGTTGATCGCCTTGGCGCGGCGGCGGATCTCGGGCGTCATCTCGTCTAGCGGCACATTGAACATCTGGCTGGCGGTCATCGCGTGAATGTCCAACCCGTCATGGAACGCCTGTTTCAGCGCCGGGATGTCGGCGGTGTGGGCCAGGATGCGCAGCTCGATCTGGCTGTAGTCCAGGCTGACCAGTTTCATCCCCGGCCCGGCGACAAAGGCCTCGCGAATGCGGCGGCCTTCCTCGGTGCGGACGGGGATGTTTTGCAGGTTGGGATCGGTCGAGGCCAGCCGCCCGGTGTTCGCCCCGGTCTGCGCATACGAGGTGTGCACACGCCCGGTTTCCGGGTTGATGTGATTTTGCAGCGCATCGGTATAGGTCGATTTCAGTTTCGACAGCTGCCGCCAGTCCAGCACCTTTCCGGGCAGTTCGTGTTCGGTTGCCAGGTCTTCCAGAATGTCGGCGCCGGTCGAATAGGCGCCGTTGCGGCCCTTTTGCCCGCCGGGCAGGCCCAGCTTGTCGAACAGCACCTCGCCCAGTTGCTTGGGCGAGCCGACATTGAAGGGCGCGCCGGCCATCTCGTGGATCTCGGCCTCGAGCCCGGCCATCGACTGGGCAAAGGCGTTGGACATGCGGCTCAGGGTATCGCGATCGACGGTGATGCCGTGCATCTCCATTTCGGCCAGGACGGGAACCAGCGGTCGTTCGAGCGTTTCGTAGACCGTCGTGACCTGGGCGACGTGCAGGCGCGGGCGCAGGGTCTGCCACAGGCGCAGCGTGATATCGGCATCCTCGGCGGCGTATTTCGTCGCCTCGTCGATCCCGACCTTGTCAAAGGTGCGCTGGGACTTGCCCGATCCGAGCAGAGGTTTGATCGGGATCGGCACATGGTTCAGATAGGTTTCCGACAGCACGTCCATGCCGTGATTGTGCAGGCCGGAAAACAGCGCGTAGCTCATCAGCATGGTGTCGTCGAAGGGCGCGACGGCGATCCCCCGGCGGGCAAGGATCTTGGCGTCATACTTGATGTTCTGCCCGATCTTCAGGATGGCGGGATCCTCGAGCACGGGTTTCAGCGCGGCCAGCGCGGCCTCGGGGTCGATCTGGCCGGGCAGGCGCGTGGCCGAACCAAAGAGGTCATCGGCGCCCTCGGTGTGCGTGAGCGGGATGTAGCAGGCCTCGCCGGGCGCCAGCGCCAGCGAGACGCCGACCAGCTCGGCGCGCATTTCATCGAGCGAGGTGGTCTCGGTGTCCACCGCGACATAACCCTGCTCGCGGATGCGCGCGACCCAGTCGTTCAGCGTATCGAGATCGCGCACGCACACATAGGCATCGGCGTCGAACGCCTGCGCGGGCGGGGTCGGAACCGGGGTGGTGGCGCCGGACAGGGCGGACGCGTCCTGCGCAGACGGGTCCGCGGGTTTCGATCCGGGGGCCTCGGACACCGCCGGCGGGGCCACGCCCAGCTTGTCGGCGATGCGCCGCGTCAGGGTGCGGAATTCCATCCGGCCAAGGAAATCCAGCAAGGTCGCGGGATCGGGGGCGGTCACCGCCAGCGTATCCAGCCCGACCGCGACCGGCGTGTCGCGCTTGAGCGTGACCAGTTCGCGCGAGATGCGGATCTGGTCGGCCTTTTCCAGCAGCGTCTCGCGCCGCTTGGGTTGCTTGATCTCGGCGGCGCGCGACAGCAGCGTGTCCAGATCGCCGAATTCGTTGATGAGCAGGGCCGCGGTCTTCAGACCGATCCCGGGCGCGCCGGGCACGTTGTCGGTGGGATCGCCAGCCAGCGACTGCACGTCCACCACCCGTTCCGGGCCGACACCGAACTTTTCGAACACCTCGGCCGGGCCGATGGTCTTGTTTTTCATCGGATCGAACATGTCGATGCCGGGCCCGACCAGTTGCATCAGATCCTTGTCCGAGGAAATGATGGTGCACGAGCCCCCCGCCTCGGCGGCCTGCCGCGCAAGCGTGGCGATGATGTCGTCGGCCTCGAATCCCTCCATCTCGATGCAGGCGATGTTGAAGGCGCGCGTGGCCTCGCGGGTAAAGGGGAACTGCGGGCGCAGGTCCTCGGGCAGGTCCGGGCGGTTGGCCTTGTATTCGGGGTAGATCTCGTTGCGGAAGGTGCGCGAGGACGCATCGAAGATCACCGCGATGTGGGTGGCGCGGGCCTTGTTGGCCGACCCGTTGGCAACCTCGTTCCAGATCAGGTTGCAAAAGCCCGCGACGGCGCCCACCGGCAGGCCGTCGGATTTGCGGGTGAGTGGCGGCAGGGCGTGATAGGCGCGAAAGATATAGGCCGATCCGTCGATCAGATGCAGGTGAGAATCCTTGCCGAATGCCATGCTGCCGCCTCCGTTCGCGCCCCGTTCCTTGCCCGACCTTGGTAGCCGCCCCGGGCCGGGCCGTCCAGCCGAACCCGGTGCGCCGGGGGCCGGACGCTTTCGACCGTCCTGCCCTGGCACGCGCCCCAGGTTGATCTTTGCCGGCGGCCTTGCCATATAGGGGGCGTCTTCCGGTCGGCCTGTGATGGCCATGTGGGTCCCCGTGACCCGGCGCGTTCGGCGCATTCCCCCCGGAAGCAGTCCCGCCCGGGCTTTGCCTGACCTGCTCCCGCCAAGCGCCGGGACGGGCCGGTTTTCGGCTTTGGGCCCAGACGTGAAGGAGATGACATGTCGAACGATCTGAGCAACGACGAACTGCTTGAGCGCATCGAGGAATTGAGCAAGGCGGGCATGACGCAAGCCGCCAGGGCGCTGCAACGCGAACTGGCCTACCGCGCGAAACGGACCGCCTGAGACGGCGCCGCGCAATGCAAGAAGGGCGGGGTTGATCCCCGCCCTTTCCGTCAGAACTGCCGCCAGCCGCCCGGTCAGCGGATGAAGGTGCCGTTGTTCAACTCCTGAAACGCCCGGCGCAATTCCTCGCGGGTGTTCATGACGATCGGCCCGTGCCAGGCGACCGGCTCCTGGATCGGCTGGCCGGACACCAGCAGGAAGCGCACCCCCTCGGGCCCGGCCGTCACCACGATCTCGTCGCCGGTGCCGAAGCGCACCAGCGTGCGGTTGCCGCTGAGGTCGCGGATCGCCAGCTCCTGCCCCGCGAATTCCTTTTCCACCCGCACCCCTTGCGGGCCAGACGCATCCCGGAACGTGCCCGCACCCGCAAAGATATAGGCAAAGGTGTTCGCATGGGTATCGACCGGCAGCACCTTGCGGGTGTTCGGCGGCACCGACACGTCCAGATAGAGCGGGTCGGCCGCGATACCGTCCACCGGCCCCCGCCGGCCCCAGAACCGGCCGGTGATGATGCGCACCGCCGTGCCGTCGTCATCGACCACCGTCTCGATGTCGCCGGCCTGCACGTCCTGATACCGCGGCGCGGTCATTTTCAGGTCGCGTGGCAGATTGGCCCACAGCTGGAACCCGTGCATCTGCCCCCGCGCGTTGCCCAGCGGCATCTCCTGATGCAGGATGCCCGAGCCCGCCGTCATCCACTGCACGGACCCGGGCCCCAAGCGCCCCTTGTTGCCCAGCGAATCGCTGTGCTCGACCGAGCCTTCCAGCACATAGGTGATCGTCTCGATCCCGCGGTGCGGGTGCCAGGGAAACCCCTTGCGATACAGCGCCGGATCGTCGTTGCGGAAATCGTCGAGCAGCAGGAACGGATCGGCCTCGGCCGGGTCGCCAAAGCCGAAGACACGGTGCAGGTGCACCCCTGCCCCTTCCAGCGTCGGTTGCGCCAGACGGGTCGCGGTCACGGGTCGGAACGTCATGAGAGCCTCCTGTGGTTCAGGTTGCCCCCGATATGGCGTGCGCCCGGCCCCTGTTCCAGCCCGCCGGCTGCGCGCCGGCGCACAGGTCCTGTTCAGTGCGCGTCGCCGGCCCCCTCGGCCAGGGTATAGCGCGCGTCGCAATAGGGGCAGTCGATGAAGCCGGTCTCGTGCGGGATCGTCAGCCACACGCGCGGATGGCCCAGCGCGCCCTCGCCGCCATCGCACGAAAAGCGGCGGGCGTTGACGACATGGGTGGCGGGGGCGTCGTGCGCGGGGCTGGCTGACATCGGGGCTTCCTTGTCTCGGCGGTCGGAACGGCCTATGCGTGATGGGCCCCGACAATACCCCGTTTCCCGGCAGGAGCAAGATGACCGAACACGCAATCCAGATCGAAGGCCTGCGCAAGGTCTACGCCGCCAGCGGAAAATCCGCCACCAAGGAGGCCCTGGCCGGCATCGACCTGACGATCCCCCAGGGTTCCGTCTTTGGCCTCCTGGGCCCCAATGGCGCAGGCAAATCGACGCTGATCAACATCCTGGCGGGCCTGGTGCGAAAGACCGAGGGGCGCGTGCGCATCTGGGGGTTCGACCAGGATCAGAACCCGCGCCAGTCGCGCGCCGCGATCGGCGTGATGCCGCAGGAACTGAACGTGGACCCGTTCTTTTCCCCGCGCGAGGCGCTCGAGGTGCAGGCCGGCCTCTACGGCGTGCCGGCCCGCCAGCGCCGCACCGACGAGATCCTGGGCCTGATCGGCCTGACGGACAAGGCCGACGCCTATGCCCGCACCCTGTCAGGCGGGATGCGCCGACGGCTGCTGCTGGGCAAGGCGCTGGTCCACGCGCCGCAGGTGCTGGTGCTCGACGAACCCACGGCCGGCGTCGATATCGAACTGCGCCAGATGCTGTGGGCCAATGTGCGGATGCTGAACCGCCAGGGCATGACCATCATCCTGACCACCCACTACCTCGAAGAGGCGCAGCAGATGTGCGACGAAATCGCCATCATCGACAAGGGCCGCCTGATCGTGCGCGACACCACCCAGGCGATCGTCGGGCGCATCGACGCCAAGACGCTGCTGGTGCGCACGACCGCCCCGGTCGGCCCGCTGACCCTGCCCGCGGGCGTCACGCGCGAGGATCGCGCCGATGGCTGGCTGGCCCTGTCCTACCCGCAAAGCCGGGTCAACGCGGGCGCGGTCCTGCACGCGCTTGGCGATGCCGGGGCCGAGATCCGCGATCTGTCCACCGCCGAACCCGACCTCGAGGATGCCTTCCTCGCCCTCACCCGCCAGGCCCGCGCCGAAGACCCCGCGCGCTGATCATCTTGTCCGAAATACGCACGGGGATTTTCAAGGGGGGCGTGCCCCCCTTGAAGCGGGGGGGGCGGGGGGCGGCCGCCCCCCGAACGCCCGTCCAGCCCCTGGCGCCCGCTCAGGCGTGAATCGCGCCGTCGCCGCAGGCCAGCGCCGCCTCGCGCACCGCCTCCGAATAGGTCGGATGCGCGTGACAGGTCAGCGCCAAGTCCTGGGCCGCCGCCCCGAATTCCATCGCAACGCACACCTCGTGGATCAGATCGCCCGCGCCAGGCCCGACGATATGGCAGCCCAGGATGCGGTCGGTCGTCTTGTCGGCCAGCAGCTTCACGAACCCGTCCGCCTGGAACACCGCCTTGGCGCGCGCGTTGCCCATGAAGGGGAACTTGCCGACCTTGTAGGCCACGCCCGCCTCTTTCAGCTGTTCCTCGGTCTTGCCGACCGAGGCGACCTCGGGCGTGGTGTAGATCACGCCGGGGATGACGTCGTAATTGACGTGCCCGTGCTTGCCGGCGATGACCTCGGCCACGGCCATGCCCTCGTCTTCGGCCTTGTGGGCCAGCATCGGGCCCGTCACCGCGTCCCCGATCGCGTAGATCCCCTTGACCGAGGTCGCCCAATGGGCGTCGGTCCTGATCTGGCCGCGCGGCAGCATCTCGACCCCCAGGGCCTCCAGCCCCAACCCGTCGGTGAACGGCTTGCGGCCGGTGGCGACCAGCACCACCTCGGCTTCGATCTCGTGCGCGCTGTCGTCCTTGCGCAGCGCATAGCCCAGCGTGACGCCCTTCTTCGTGCGTTCGGCTTTTTGCACGGCGGCGCCCAGGATGAAGTTCAGCCCCTGCTTCTTCAGGATCCGCTGCAACAGCTTGGCGACTTCGCCGTCCATGCCGGGGGTGATCGCATCGAGGTATTCGACCACCGTCACCTCGGTTCCGAGCCGCGCATAGACCGAGCCCATCTCCAGCCCGATCACGCCCGCGCCGATGACCACCATCGATTTGGGGATCTTCGGCAGGCTCAGCGCCCCGGTCGAGGTGACGATCGCCTCTTCGTCAACGGTGACGCCGGGCAGCGAGGTCGGAACCGAGCCCGAGGCGATGACAATGGCCCGCGCGCCGTGCACCTCGTCGCCGACCTTGACCTGACCCGCCTGCGGGATCGAGGCCCAGCCCTTGAGCCAGGTCACCTTGTTCTTCTTGAACAGGAACTCGATGCCCTTGGTGTTGCCGTTGACCACGTCCTGCTTGTAGCCCTTCATCCGGTCCCAATCGACCTTGGGCTTGGCGCCCATCAGGCCCATGGTCTCGAAATTCTCGTGCACCTCGTGCAGCTGATGCGTCGCGTTGAGCAGCGCCTTCGAGGGGATGCAGCCCACGTTCAGGCAGGTGCCGCCCAGCGTCTCGCGCCCTTCGACGCAGGCCACCTTCAGGCCCAGTTGCGCGGCGCGGATGGCGCAGACATAGCCGCCGGGTCCGGCGCCGATGACGATGAGGTCGAAGTCAGCCATGGGGGTCTCCTTTCAGGGTCGGGGTCGGGGCGGCCGCGTCGCGGATGTC from Rhodobacter sp. harbors:
- a CDS encoding alpha/beta hydrolase encodes the protein MFQGFSSARVDLDEVSLHVRRGGRGVPLILLHGFPQNHRAWGPVAQGFARHFDVIVPDLRGYGASDAPADDAGHTVYSKRRMARDIVALMDHHGLEKAHVLGHDRGARVAYRLALDHPGRVDRLGVIEILPTADYWRAMDAGLAMAIWHWPFLAQPAPLPETLIGARPGWFIETLMTSWTRAKSLAGFDPQALDSYRAQAADPAHLAAMCADYRAGASTDRDHDEADRAAGRRLSAPLHVLWARGGFPARAGTPRAAWSAWAEQVTDSPCDSGHFVMEEAPAAVLDAFLPHFRAG
- the polA gene encoding DNA polymerase I, which encodes MAFGKDSHLHLIDGSAYIFRAYHALPPLTRKSDGLPVGAVAGFCNLIWNEVANGSANKARATHIAVIFDASSRTFRNEIYPEYKANRPDLPEDLRPQFPFTREATRAFNIACIEMEGFEADDIIATLARQAAEAGGSCTIISSDKDLMQLVGPGIDMFDPMKNKTIGPAEVFEKFGVGPERVVDVQSLAGDPTDNVPGAPGIGLKTAALLINEFGDLDTLLSRAAEIKQPKRRETLLEKADQIRISRELVTLKRDTPVAVGLDTLAVTAPDPATLLDFLGRMEFRTLTRRIADKLGVAPPAVSEAPGSKPADPSAQDASALSGATTPVPTPPAQAFDADAYVCVRDLDTLNDWVARIREQGYVAVDTETTSLDEMRAELVGVSLALAPGEACYIPLTHTEGADDLFGSATRLPGQIDPEAALAALKPVLEDPAILKIGQNIKYDAKILARRGIAVAPFDDTMLMSYALFSGLHNHGMDVLSETYLNHVPIPIKPLLGSGKSQRTFDKVGIDEATKYAAEDADITLRLWQTLRPRLHVAQVTTVYETLERPLVPVLAEMEMHGITVDRDTLSRMSNAFAQSMAGLEAEIHEMAGAPFNVGSPKQLGEVLFDKLGLPGGQKGRNGAYSTGADILEDLATEHELPGKVLDWRQLSKLKSTYTDALQNHINPETGRVHTSYAQTGANTGRLASTDPNLQNIPVRTEEGRRIREAFVAGPGMKLVSLDYSQIELRILAHTADIPALKQAFHDGLDIHAMTASQMFNVPLDEMTPEIRRRAKAINFGVIYGISGFGLARNLRIPRAEAQDFIDTYFQRFPGIRDYMDATIAFAREHLYVETLFGRRIHTPEINAKGPAAGFARRGAINAPIQGTAADIIRRAMIRIPQAIRDLPAKMLLQVHDELVFEVEDAAVDETIARVKAIMEGAAAPAVDIAVPLIVDAGVGQNWAQAH
- a CDS encoding pirin family protein, which translates into the protein MTFRPVTATRLAQPTLEGAGVHLHRVFGFGDPAEADPFLLLDDFRNDDPALYRKGFPWHPHRGIETITYVLEGSVEHSDSLGNKGRLGPGSVQWMTAGSGILHQEMPLGNARGQMHGFQLWANLPRDLKMTAPRYQDVQAGDIETVVDDDGTAVRIITGRFWGRRGPVDGIAADPLYLDVSVPPNTRKVLPVDTHANTFAYIFAGAGTFRDASGPQGVRVEKEFAGQELAIRDLSGNRTLVRFGTGDEIVVTAGPEGVRFLLVSGQPIQEPVAWHGPIVMNTREELRRAFQELNNGTFIR
- a CDS encoding zinc-finger domain-containing protein; the protein is MSASPAHDAPATHVVNARRFSCDGGEGALGHPRVWLTIPHETGFIDCPYCDARYTLAEGAGDAH
- a CDS encoding ABC transporter ATP-binding protein, producing MTEHAIQIEGLRKVYAASGKSATKEALAGIDLTIPQGSVFGLLGPNGAGKSTLINILAGLVRKTEGRVRIWGFDQDQNPRQSRAAIGVMPQELNVDPFFSPREALEVQAGLYGVPARQRRTDEILGLIGLTDKADAYARTLSGGMRRRLLLGKALVHAPQVLVLDEPTAGVDIELRQMLWANVRMLNRQGMTIILTTHYLEEAQQMCDEIAIIDKGRLIVRDTTQAIVGRIDAKTLLVRTTAPVGPLTLPAGVTREDRADGWLALSYPQSRVNAGAVLHALGDAGAEIRDLSTAEPDLEDAFLALTRQARAEDPAR
- the lpdA gene encoding dihydrolipoyl dehydrogenase, yielding MADFDLIVIGAGPGGYVCAIRAAQLGLKVACVEGRETLGGTCLNVGCIPSKALLNATHQLHEVHENFETMGLMGAKPKVDWDRMKGYKQDVVNGNTKGIEFLFKKNKVTWLKGWASIPQAGQVKVGDEVHGARAIVIASGSVPTSLPGVTVDEEAIVTSTGALSLPKIPKSMVVIGAGVIGLEMGSVYARLGTEVTVVEYLDAITPGMDGEVAKLLQRILKKQGLNFILGAAVQKAERTKKGVTLGYALRKDDSAHEIEAEVVLVATGRKPFTDGLGLEALGVEMLPRGQIRTDAHWATSVKGIYAIGDAVTGPMLAHKAEDEGMAVAEVIAGKHGHVNYDVIPGVIYTTPEVASVGKTEEQLKEAGVAYKVGKFPFMGNARAKAVFQADGFVKLLADKTTDRILGCHIVGPGAGDLIHEVCVAMEFGAAAQDLALTCHAHPTYSEAVREAALACGDGAIHA